A stretch of DNA from Candidatus Methylomirabilota bacterium:
CCCTGACGCTGTCGTCGGTCATCCCGCTGCTCATCCTGACCTATTGCTTTTACGCCTACCTGATGCCGCTCTTCGATGGCGCGCGCCAGGCGGGCGGCGACGGCTTCGCGGTCCCCATCCTGCTGCTCTTCACCGCGCTCCTCATGGCGGGCGGCGGCTACGTGATCTACGACCTCGCCACCGCCCTGTCGCGCGCGGCGAACATCGTCTCCGACGCCAAGCCCGACGCTGCGCCCGTCATCGACCGCGCCGACGAGATCGGGACCCTGGTCGCCTCGTTCTCCAAGATGATGGCGACCATCGAGCAGCAGGCGCAGGAGATCAACCAGTTCCCACAGAAGCTTGACCAGCTCACGCGCCAGGCCTTCCAGGATACGCTCACCGCGCTCCCCAACCGGGCGCTGTTCATGGACCGCCTCGCCCACGCCCTCGCCCGCACCGAACGCCGGGCCCAGCACGTCGCCGTGCTGTTCCTCGACATCGACCGGTTCAAGGTCATCAACGACAGCCTCGGTCACGCGGTGGGCGATCAGGTGCTCGGCGAGCTGAGCCGCCGCCTGATGGACTGCGTGCGGCCGGAGGATACGGTCGCGCGCCTCGGCGGCGACGAGTTCGCGGTCCTGCTCGAGGACCTGGACGACCTGGGCGGCGCCACCGCGGTGGCCGAGCGCGTGGGCAAGGCATTGGAGACGCCGTTCCTGCTCGAGGGCCGCGAGGTCGTGGTCACGATGAGCGTGGGCATCGCGCTGAACACGCACCGCCCCATCCTGCCTGAAGAGCTGCTGCGCGACGCCGATCTCGCGATGTATCGCGCCAAGGGCAAGGGCAAGAACCGCTACGAGGTCTTCGAGCCCGACACCGCGGCGCCCGCGATTCATCGCCTCGACCTCGAGCTGGACCTTCGCGGCGCGGTGGCGCGCGACGAGCTCCGCCTCCACTACCAGCCGGTGGTGCACCTCGAGACGGGGCGGGTGGAAGAGTTCGAGGCGCTGGTCCGCTGGCAGCACAAGGAGCGCGGGCTGCTCCCGCCGGATGCCTTCATCGGGCTTACGGAGGAGACCGGCCTCATCATCCCGATCGGACAGTGGGTGCTCACCGAGGCGTGCCGACAGGCCCGGCAATGGCAGGAACAGCGCCCCAGCGACCCACCGCTCACCATCGGCGTCAATCTCTCGGCGCGGCAGCTCCAGGATCCCGACCTGGTCAAGCTGGTCTCGGGTGTCCTGAAGGACAGCGGCCTCGATCCCCGGAGCTTGAAGTTCGAGATCACCGAGAGCGTGGTGATGCAGGACGCGCCGGCGACGCTGGCCACACTGCACGCGCTGCGCGACCTGGGCATCCGCCTGGCCATCGACGACTTCGGCACGGGCTACTCCTCGCTGGGGTACCTCAAGCGCTTCCCCATCGACACGCTCAAGATCGACCGCTCCTTCGTCGAAGGCATCGTCACCGATGCGGAGGATGCGGCGATCGTGCAAGCGGTGATCAGCGTGGCCAAGAGCCTTGGGCTCTCCGTCACCGCCGAGGGCATCGAGAACGAGGCGCAACTCCACCGCCTCCGGGAGCTCGGTTGCGAGCGGGGCCAGGGTTTCCTCTTCGGGCACCCGCGCGCGGCCGACATCGTGTTCGAGTCGCTCGAGCGTCAGCACGACGCGCCGCCGCGGCCGGTCGTGGCGGCGGCTCCCGACGCGGAGCGGGTGCGGCCCGCCGTGCCGGCGGCTCCCGCGACGGCGCCGGCCGCGATGGTCCAGGTTGCGGTCGCGGTCGCAGAGCCGGAGCCTGCGCCCGTGCCGGCGCCGGTGGCCGCGCCCGCCCCCGCGCCCGTGAGCGAAACGGACACGCGCCTCCCGAGCGAGAT
This window harbors:
- a CDS encoding EAL domain-containing protein, with product MRREVAFGGQRVRQKMILALTLSSVIPLLILTYCFYAYLMPLFDGARQAGGDGFAVPILLLFTALLMAGGGYVIYDLATALSRAANIVSDAKPDAAPVIDRADEIGTLVASFSKMMATIEQQAQEINQFPQKLDQLTRQAFQDTLTALPNRALFMDRLAHALARTERRAQHVAVLFLDIDRFKVINDSLGHAVGDQVLGELSRRLMDCVRPEDTVARLGGDEFAVLLEDLDDLGGATAVAERVGKALETPFLLEGREVVVTMSVGIALNTHRPILPEELLRDADLAMYRAKGKGKNRYEVFEPDTAAPAIHRLDLELDLRGAVARDELRLHYQPVVHLETGRVEEFEALVRWQHKERGLLPPDAFIGLTEETGLIIPIGQWVLTEACRQARQWQEQRPSDPPLTIGVNLSARQLQDPDLVKLVSGVLKDSGLDPRSLKFEITESVVMQDAPATLATLHALRDLGIRLAIDDFGTGYSSLGYLKRFPIDTLKIDRSFVEGIVTDAEDAAIVQAVISVAKSLGLSVTAEGIENEAQLHRLRELGCERGQGFLFGHPRAADIVFESLERQHDAPPRPVVAAAPDAERVRPAVPAAPATAPAAMVQVAVAVAEPEPAPVPAPVAAPAPAPVSETDTRLPSEILQERLAQLLNRR